The genomic window ATGCGTCCTTAACGATTGACGGAGTTCCGTACAGCAGCGCGAGCAACACGATTACTGGAGCCCTGCCCGGAGTCACGCTGAATCTGGCGGGCGCCGATCCTGGCACTCCTGTGCAGCTCACGGTCGGCGCCAATACGACGCAAATTACGAATGCCATTAACAATTTCGTTTCGGCGTACAACCAGGTGATCGGGGATATCAATCAGGAGTTCACCGTCAACTCTTCGACTAACAGCCTGGGTCCGCTGGGAACGGATGGTTCGCTAGGGGAATTGCAATCCAGCCTGCTGTCGGATGCGGCCTATGCGATCTCCGGCAACAGCGGGTACGTGAATCTGGCCTCGCTTGGCATTAACACGAACAATGACGGCACGCTCACGGTTGATTCCACACAACTGAACAGCGTGTTGGCCTCAAATCCTTCGGCGCTCGAAAACTTCTTTCAGAATTCATCGGCAACGGGCTTCGCCAATAACTTCAATACCGATCTGACCGGTTTGACCGATCTTACGGCTGGTCCTATCAATGTGGATCTGAGCCAGAACGCCGCGCAGCAACAGGATCTGACCAACACCATCACCAACTTTCAGACCCAGCTGACGGCCGAGCAGACATCGCTGACCACGCAATTCGATCAAGTCAACGCCTCGTTGCAGGCTTATCCGCTGTTGTTGCAGGAGATCACTTCGACTCTCGGCACGCTTGGAACCGGCGGGAGCAGCACGAGTTCGTCGTCGCCTACTCTTACGTCGGGACTTTAAGTCGGAATTTTGAACATTAGGTCTTCCCTTCATGAATGCACGATTGTCCTATCGCAAAGCGGCAGTTCCGGGCGCGAGTCCAGTACGGCTCGTGATTCTGTTATACGAGCAGGCGGTCGAAGACTTGAGACGCGCTCTGGCTGCCCATGGACGCGGAGACATTGAGGCGCGCACGCGTGAGATTAACCATGCCATTTTGGTCATCGCCCATCTCCAGTCATCGCTCGATAAGGATCAAGGCGGGATGGTGGCGATCAACCTGGAGCGTTTCTACAACCAGGTGCGCGCCAGCCTGGTCGATGCCCAGTGCCGACAATCTGCGGCGGAACTGGAGCGGCAGATTTCATTTCTCATGCAAGTACACCAGGCCTGGTGCGAGGTAGAACGGGCGCAGCCGGCGGGGACTGCAACGGGCG from Candidatus Sulfotelmatobacter sp. includes these protein-coding regions:
- a CDS encoding flagellar export chaperone FliS — its product is MNARLSYRKAAVPGASPVRLVILLYEQAVEDLRRALAAHGRGDIEARTREINHAILVIAHLQSSLDKDQGGMVAINLERFYNQVRASLVDAQCRQSAAELERQISFLMQVHQAWCEVERAQPAGTATGAGRSETHQSELGQTEPDQMKPGQTKLGETKLDQTRPGHAQPGQLQPEPDSHLSTEWNA
- the fliD gene encoding flagellar filament capping protein FliD translates to MGISLSPATLLNGQGIDVSSLVQQVISETSGQLTGWQNELATLQSQSSDLTIVNGDLSNLQTAVQALSDPLGVLTTLTATSSDSGVLTATTTSAATAGTHQIVVDNLATPGLVYSNDFAGGAAASILPSGASSGEIDLQIGGSGGTTQAINITAGSNDTLNTLATYINAQNWGVQASVVTDANGATLALVSQSTGSAGALAITSNNTSLNFNAPSGGANASLTIDGVPYSSASNTITGALPGVTLNLAGADPGTPVQLTVGANTTQITNAINNFVSAYNQVIGDINQEFTVNSSTNSLGPLGTDGSLGELQSSLLSDAAYAISGNSGYVNLASLGINTNNDGTLTVDSTQLNSVLASNPSALENFFQNSSATGFANNFNTDLTGLTDLTAGPINVDLSQNAAQQQDLTNTITNFQTQLTAEQTSLTTQFDQVNASLQAYPLLLQEITSTLGTLGTGGSSTSSSSPTLTSGL